Proteins encoded within one genomic window of Thiothrix litoralis:
- the miaB gene encoding tRNA (N6-isopentenyl adenosine(37)-C2)-methylthiotransferase MiaB has protein sequence MAGKIFIETHGCQMNEYDSAKMLDVLHHAQGMELTNDPAEADVLLMNTCSIREKAQEKVFSQLGRWKKLKDKRPHIVIGVGGCVASQEGEALRQRAPVVDVVFGPQTLHRLPDMIRQVRTEHHPVVDISFPEIEKFDNLPEPRADGPTAFVSVMEGCSKYCTFCVVPYTRGEEISRPFDDVITEIAQLAAQGVREVNLLGQNVNAYRGKMHDGSIADLAMLITFVAAVDGIDRIRYTTSHPNEFNDNLIQVYEDVPELVNHLHLPVQSGSDRILMAMKRNHMAIEYKAKIRKLRKIRPTLSLSSDFIIGFPGETEQDFADTMKLIEEMNFDLSFSFIYSQRPGTPAASLADDVPQSVKKDRLQHLQTRILAQSNAISAAMVGTVQRVLVERPSRKHDQMAGRTENNRVVNFDGHPRLIGKFVDVRITEAQPNSLRGVIVAVESEVGRMVMEPIES, from the coding sequence ATGGCAGGCAAAATTTTTATCGAAACCCACGGATGTCAAATGAACGAGTACGACTCAGCCAAAATGCTGGACGTGCTGCACCATGCACAGGGAATGGAACTCACCAATGACCCCGCAGAGGCCGATGTCTTATTAATGAATACCTGCTCGATCCGCGAAAAGGCGCAGGAAAAAGTCTTCTCACAATTGGGACGTTGGAAAAAGCTTAAAGATAAACGTCCGCACATTGTCATCGGTGTCGGCGGCTGTGTCGCCAGTCAGGAAGGTGAAGCCTTGCGCCAACGCGCCCCGGTGGTGGATGTGGTGTTCGGCCCGCAAACTTTGCACCGTTTGCCGGACATGATCCGTCAAGTGCGCACGGAACATCACCCGGTGGTGGATATTTCTTTCCCCGAAATCGAAAAGTTCGACAACTTGCCAGAACCGCGTGCTGACGGCCCCACCGCGTTCGTATCGGTGATGGAAGGGTGCAGCAAATATTGTACGTTCTGCGTGGTTCCCTACACCCGTGGCGAAGAAATTTCCCGTCCCTTCGATGATGTGATTACCGAAATTGCCCAGCTCGCGGCGCAGGGTGTGCGCGAAGTCAATTTGCTGGGGCAAAACGTGAATGCCTATCGCGGTAAAATGCACGACGGTTCGATTGCCGATCTGGCGATGCTGATTACGTTTGTGGCAGCCGTGGATGGTATCGACCGTATCCGTTACACCACCTCGCACCCCAATGAATTCAATGACAACCTGATTCAGGTGTATGAGGATGTGCCAGAACTGGTGAATCACCTGCATTTGCCGGTGCAAAGCGGTTCTGACCGGATTTTGATGGCGATGAAGCGCAACCACATGGCGATTGAATACAAAGCCAAAATCCGCAAGTTACGCAAAATCCGCCCGACGCTCAGCTTGTCATCCGACTTCATCATTGGTTTTCCCGGTGAAACCGAGCAGGATTTTGCCGATACCATGAAGCTGATTGAAGAGATGAACTTCGACCTGAGTTTCAGCTTTATCTACAGTCAGCGCCCCGGCACTCCTGCCGCGAGTCTGGCGGATGATGTGCCGCAGTCAGTGAAAAAAGACCGCTTGCAACACCTGCAAACCCGCATTCTGGCGCAATCCAACGCCATCAGCGCGGCAATGGTTGGCACGGTGCAACGGGTGTTGGTGGAACGCCCATCCCGTAAACACGATCAGATGGCGGGGCGCACTGAAAATAACCGCGTGGTCAATTTCGACGGGCATCCGCGCCTGATCGGGAAATTTGTAGATGTGCGTATTACCGAAGCCCAACCGAATTCTCTGCGTGGCGTGATTGTCGCGGTGGAAAGCGAGGTGGGACGAATGGTGATGGAGCCGATTGAGTCGTGA
- a CDS encoding SH3 domain-containing protein — MKAISFFPAMALALTLSVSSAQAATDVYVVSGVQSGQFLNMRSNAGTGNTVTGRIPSNGQGIVTTGEQKKINGSVWAKVYWKGSGGWVNKSYLSPANQKTTVAPPAKPQATVAPPAKFVMSVMAPYKVTTPPMMPSVKVPSYMTPPKPLIPSYMIPPKPLGK; from the coding sequence ATGAAAGCGATTTCATTCTTCCCGGCAATGGCCTTGGCTTTAACACTGAGCGTATCCAGCGCACAAGCAGCAACTGACGTGTATGTCGTAAGTGGTGTGCAAAGCGGTCAATTCTTGAATATGCGCAGCAATGCAGGCACTGGCAACACGGTTACTGGCAGGATTCCGTCCAACGGCCAAGGTATCGTCACCACGGGCGAACAAAAAAAGATCAATGGTTCAGTCTGGGCAAAGGTTTACTGGAAAGGCAGCGGCGGCTGGGTCAATAAAAGCTACTTGTCCCCCGCCAACCAAAAGACCACTGTTGCACCACCGGCAAAACCCCAAGCCACTGTTGCACCACCGGCAAAATTTGTTATGTCTGTGATGGCTCCGTACAAAGTTACTACGCCACCCATGATGCCGTCGGTGAAAGTGCCGTCTTACATGACCCCACCCAAACCGTTAATACCGTCTTACATGATCCCACCCAAACCGTTAGGCAAGTAA
- a CDS encoding SH3 domain-containing protein, which yields MKAFSFFPAMALALTLSLSSVQAATDVYVVSDVPSGDFLNMRTGAGVSNAITGRIPSNGQGVVTTGEEKKVGSTVWAKVYWNGVGGWVSKRYLLPANQASKAPAAVVPPVKAPTTNVLVCTGTEPFWRIDVSDATLKVNMSDGPQYTVPVTFRQTSANNTTIAVIGGATGTNNTQAFMQKVDSCSDGMSEVKYPYSITAVLNNKQVVSGCCKVQ from the coding sequence ATGAAAGCGTTTTCATTCTTCCCGGCGATGGCCTTGGCATTGACCCTGAGCCTCTCCAGCGTACAAGCAGCAACTGATGTGTATGTCGTAAGCGACGTGCCATCAGGAGACTTCCTGAATATGCGTACTGGCGCAGGTGTCAGCAATGCCATTACCGGCAGAATCCCGTCCAACGGCCAAGGCGTCGTTACCACGGGTGAAGAAAAAAAGGTCGGCAGCACTGTGTGGGCGAAAGTGTATTGGAACGGCGTAGGTGGTTGGGTCAGCAAGCGCTACCTGCTACCGGCAAATCAAGCCAGCAAAGCACCGGCGGCAGTCGTGCCACCCGTGAAAGCGCCCACCACCAACGTACTGGTTTGCACAGGCACAGAACCCTTCTGGCGCATTGATGTTAGCGATGCCACCCTGAAGGTCAATATGTCAGATGGCCCGCAGTACACCGTACCCGTAACCTTCCGCCAAACATCAGCGAATAACACCACCATCGCCGTGATTGGCGGCGCAACCGGCACCAACAATACCCAAGCATTCATGCAAAAAGTAGACAGTTGCAGCGATGGCATGTCGGAGGTGAAATACCCTTACAGCATCACCGCCGTGTTGAATAACAAGCAGGTGGTATCGGGTTGCTGTAAGGTGCAGTAG